The following are from one region of the Methanococcoides methylutens genome:
- a CDS encoding DUF1801 domain-containing protein, which yields MKKQGPPQRKIIEKLRNIILNTCPDIKEELKMGILRYEGKYYPVGLKDHANIGFSIEEMSEDEKKLFEGTGKTMKHIKTFSQKEINEEEIVKLLKVIKKD from the coding sequence ATCAAAAAGCAAGGGCCACCACAAAGAAAGATCATCGAGAAATTAAGAAATATAATTCTGAATACATGTCCTGACATAAAGGAAGAGCTCAAAATGGGCATCCTCCGTTATGAAGGGAAATATTACCCCGTGGGCCTCAAAGATCATGCGAACATTGGTTTTTCAATTGAAGAAATGTCAGAAGATGAAAAGAAACTTTTTGAAGGTACAGGAAAAACAATGAAACATATCAAGACATTTTCCCAGAAAGAGATAAACGAAGAAGAGATCGTAAAGCTGCTGAAAGTGATAAAGAAAGATTAA